The region TCCTTGTGAAATTGCACAGTAGTTTTGGTTTGTGTGCACAACTGTCCTGTCATTTAGAAATAGCTTCTCTTCAACAAAAGATTTTAGTTGTACCACAAAaggtccagaggaagccacgtaaatgctctgagggctggagcacctctcttatGAAGgcaagctgagagagctggggttgctCAGCTCTCAGAAGagaggctccagggagatcttagagcagccttccagtatctaaaaggttcctacaagaaagctggagagggactttttacaaggacatgtagtgacaggacaagggggagtggctttaaactgacaagaGGTGAAatttagatgagacattaggaagaagctcttagctgtgagggtggtgaggcactggcacaggctgcccagagaagctgtggatgccccatccctgttaAATGAAATAAGCTGCATAAGCCacctgattaaaaaaaccaaacaaacaaaaagctagAGAAGAGAATAGTTCAAACTAATAACTATTTTAATAGGATACATTGTTTTGCATGGTATTTATTTTGTTGGCATGTTCAGTATGAGACACCAACATGCTGATGAAAGCTTAAGTAGCGTAAGATCTAGGGGGTGTGAACATTTTTTTATCTCTGTGTTTCCAAGGTCTTGGGCTTATATACAGgaacatttttctcctgaagcGATGGGAGGCCCTTAATTATATCTGCAGCTTTCTCTGCTATCATAATAGTTGGGGCATTCAAATTACCAGTTACAACACTAGGCATTATTGAAGCATCTACTACTCTTAAGTTTTCAACACCAATTACTTTTGTTTGGGGATCGACTACAGCAGTGCTGTCTGAAAGGTGACCCATTTTACAGGTGCAGGAAGGATGATAAGCactctctgccttctgcctTACGAAAGCATCTATTTCTTTGTCAGACTGAACATGGTTTCCTGGTTGAATTTCAGGGCCCTGaaatttttcaaaagctttctgaGCAAAGATCTCTCTGGTCAGCTTAATACATTGGCGGAATTCCCAAATGTCTCTTTCTGTAtggagagaaaataagaaaactgtAAGTACATCCTTAATTGAGGAATACATACAGAGtgcatgacagaaaaaaataccaccaAAGAGAAAAGGCTAGAGGGAAAGTCTCTCACTGCTGAAAGCCGTAAGGAAGTAGGATGTTTTTCAAAGTCACAGATATACAGTCATTGTGAACAAAACCATCACTTATACTGCGCAGTCCCTAAAGGAAATAGGTGAGTTGAAGAATTGCTCTTTATTTCACTCTATCCACTGTCTAGCCAAGGACACTAGTCTCAGATCCATTCCTTCACAAGCAGAGGAGTGGATAAAATGAACAGTATGATGCAGCAAACATAAGAACCCTGACTGCATCCCCAACAGGTAAGTCTTTTTGATTTATACAGTGCTTTGCACAATGGCCTCTTGATACTAGCTGCTttttataaataagaaataaatagcaCTGCACCAACCAGCACTTTTGGTGTTGAGCAGATATGGAAATCTGCTACTGAAACAGGCAGGAAGTTATTTGACATCAGAGCAAGGAGAAGCTGCATTTACCTGTTGACATGTAGTTAGGCTCAATGATGGGATGGTCATATGGGTCTGTACTCCTCAGCTTCAGCCAGCCCACACTCGTGCTCCTCATGGGTCCCACATGGACCTGCAACACCCACGCTATGCTCATGACACAATCCCACCAGACTTTATTCCCAAATTCAGtatgaaaagtttattttttcaatttggACAGTCTACAAATTAAGCAAATGTAAGCATTAAAGGGAGCTAACAGAAAATGCCAttgaacattttttctttttatataaatttgCAGTAAATATGATATTTCATAAGGGAAGGGAATATACCTGTCTTATCAACTCACAACTGTTCTTTTAATTTGAGATACAGCCATTCCCATTTATTAATAGCAGAGCATTCAAATACAATCAGCAAGAAGACCTATCATCACTAAAGAGATTAGCAAGAAAAAAGTGTATTCAGGAACAGTTCCCCAGCATTAGCACACACTGTTGGATAAGACCATAGCCTAAAATGGGTCTTGGATTTGTGCCAGTGAGTATGTCAGTGGCCTCATACATTCTCACTTAAACCTCTGTCTAAACTGCAGTGGAAGAGGGAACACCTCATTTTAGTTTTTGTACAGCATCTAGCGCAAAGGTGTCCTTAATCAATTGCACTATGATCTTCACTACTGCAAATACTTAAACAGCAGTTCAATACTTGCCTAGCTTTCCAgagataaaaagtaaaaattttgGTAGCAATCTCAAATAACAAACTCATGTGTTTTTCCCCATGTTGGAGGTTAAGCCAGCTCTTTTGTATtatactgaagaaaatattcttcattaTATAATCAAATTATCAATATTTATAATAAAGCATAAGCCTTCTTGCTAATCACTACAAAACATTACCAGAAGATGTTCTTCAACAACTCACCTGGTAAGCTTCCATTGTGGAAGCAACCCGACCATGATCAATCACCTGAGAAGGGAGAAAGTGGAACTGAATGTCAGGGTGAGGAACCCCTGGTTCACTTCGGATAAACCCACCAGATTCTAAGTGGGCAGTCGCTCCCTCACCTAGAGAGTGTAAATGAGAGAGAATATGCCATTAAAAGAcatcagaaaaggaagaaatccacTTCTTAACCCTTGGTTTCACTACTATGAATAATTTGTATATACAGTGACAATTGCAAAAAACACATATCCATTTTGAACAGCTTGTAGTTTAAGCAACATGCAtcattttcatcttcttttcaaTCACTAGATACATGTAAATATGCATAACTTTGGAAATTCTACTTATTTGAGAGTGGGACATTACAGTTACCTGACTGTAACTAGCAGGCCTAGCATCTAAGTCCAGAGGCAAATTTGGTCCCAGGATCCTAACAGATGTGAAGGGAACTGAATGCAGCATCCTGACACTACTGCACTGCATGCTCCATGACATGCAGTATAGTTATTCCATCAGTCATAGGTAACAGGCAGAGCCATCCACAGCATCTGCCCTGAAGGGCAAAGATGTAAGAAAGAGTCTACAATGCACCTCATGTTATGTTAGTTTTGTATCCATTTAAAACCATAAATTAGCACTCAATATTTACTTGCATAGCAAAAAGCCATATATACCCAGGATAAGTTGTGAAACACTAATGCTATAATTCAGATACTATAACTATTTGAAATACTCtgatttagaaagaaagaaatagcaagCAGGCTCCAATTATTTCCcagaacataaaaaaattatgtatgaAGGCTCCTAGACTTTGGAATTCATGGATAAAAGACTGTAATAATTCTAAATCCATCAATGGCAGAATGATTGCATGCTTTGTTTCATACCTGTAAACTTCCAAAGCCATTCTAGACCAATTCTCACCATGTTAACTGGCTTTTGTGCGTTGTATAGCGTAATAGGTTTGGTGCACTTTTGCTGGATGTACACTTCTAAATGATCTTGAAGGTTCTGGCCTACtcctggggaggagggggggaaaaaaggaggggTGGGAAGTTATTTATTTCACACTGAACAATTATACATAGCATTTGCAACCAGAAAATAGCATAAATGGGAACTAAACTAAACTCAGAAGCACAGTGATAACTAAAACCATATCAGCTTTTTGTTCATGTCAGAGTAAGATTTTACATAGCATAACTAGAATGAAAATAGAAAGTTAAATGGCAGACGCATCACTTGTTCTAAAATTGCCAGATGACTTCTAAATACAGTACATGCTTTTCTAGCTTTAAGGAAAATTTCATCTTATTCCTTCTATCTTTGAATATATATGATAGTGGGAGTTTATACAATCTGTTATGGatcaaaattaatttgaaattctGAATTATAAGTatgctgctttatttaaaaagtattcaGTGGCATTTTTCAGAAAGGCAATTTTCACTATCAAATGTAGTGAAGGAAGTGTAGGAGTTTATTGCTCCATTCTAAAATCAATGCAGGTTTCCACTGATTTGTAGCACATACTTTTCAGTCCACACAACCTGACATAAAGACAGCTGAATTTCATGGATTCATTTCATCTAATGCTCTTTGAATTGCACCCATAGGAAGATGTAAggttaaaagaaatgaaattaccAGGAAGGTGGCAAACAACAGGGATCCCCAGCTTTTTTAGATCATCTGCATTGCCAATCCCAGACAGCATAAGCAGCTGTGGAGAATTTATGGCACCTCCActtaaaataacttctttacTGGCAAAAGCCTAAAATGAAATGAGCACAAAAGTCCTAACATTATTGAGCATGATCTGAATGCAAACAAAATGTCAAGAGCTTCAAATGTTACTCATGTTCAGATGCTATTCTGATCCAGATTAGACACCCTTCCCCCAGATTCTcctcattttaaatgtattcttATCCTGCCAGGGGTTTCTGCAGAGAGAAATGATCAAGCTTTCACTTTGATCATATCTGTATTCCCTTCAAACTGTATGTACGGCACACAGACATTCAGGTCAGCCAGTATTGTGGCTGCCAAGAGACTCTTCTGCTGCTTGCTAGATAAAAAATACCTGTGATACTCAGATCAGTCAGCTAAGCATCTCTTCCTGTTTCAGTAACAATTTGTAAATTAAAACTGAAGCTCTTAAGGAAGATACTGAATTCAGAGACATGCTAGCTCAGAAATTATCAAGAGCTTAGTTTCTTAATTCAGCCAAGACTAATGCTTGGTTTCATAGCTCTCTAGTCTGTAGACTGTAGTCCTCAGAAGCCCCTCGAACACTAAAGCACTACTGGGAGAACTCTGACTGCAGGCACATACATAATTCTGGTTTGCTACCTCTTCCCTGTTGCCACATCATTTACATTTAGGATCAGAACTATATCACTTAGTGCTTTTCACTGTTAAAAGGGAAAACTGCatggaggaagaaaatactgGTGCCCTCCTGTTTTTCCCTCTATTCCTTGAAAGAGGACAAATGTGAGTGAAATCAATGTCGTTCAAACCATCTCCTTCTATTCTAATGAGGTGGCTcatgaacacacacacattagATGTACTCTATCTTCCCTCATCACACTTACGTTGCCTGTTGAAATGTAAGATGTCCTTTATATCCACCCCAAGTTTCTGAATAGAAATGTTTGCATGTTAGAAAAAAGGATTTGAGATTCACCCGTACTTAAGACAGAATAACGGCaccacagaagaaacaaaaagtacGCAACATTTATAATTTATGCAAATTCTGATAATACCTAAGCTAGTCCAATGATTTAAAACAACACATATTTGCAAAAATAGCACCATAACTTGTATCTGTTATTTCTATCAGCATGACCacagtgaggaaaaaattaGATGAGGTACAAAATTTTGCCCCAAACTTCTCGTTAGCAAGCAAAACCCACAACAGTTCAAGCAAACATATCTGGTattgttcatttttattctctaaTTTCATAGAATGTAAGGTGCTATCATGAGTAGctccttggttttattttagatGAGACATTTAGCTTCCAAAGCAACTCTAAAATGTGCTACTTTTTCCTGGAGTATGGTGAAGTGTTAACAGATTAGCACGGAATGCATATTAAATTGTAGTAATCCTGTCCTTTTTGAATGACACCTCAGCTATATGAAACGATGGTGAGTGAGACTGTTGCTAGTAATTAGATAAAAATATAGTAAGAAGGTGAATTTTGGTATT is a window of Lathamus discolor isolate bLatDis1 chromosome 7, bLatDis1.hap1, whole genome shotgun sequence DNA encoding:
- the CHDH gene encoding choline dehydrogenase, mitochondrial; translated protein: MSYLMKGVKRCSPVNQMHKVTGILLKNILGINKQQFKISRAASQISSEKANSYNYVIVGAGSAGCVLANRLTEDPLSTVLLLEAGPKDTLLGSKRLMWKIHMPAALTYNLCDEKYNWYYHTTSQKHLDNRILYWPRGRVWGGSSSLNAMVYIRGHAEDYNRWSREGAIGWDYEHCLPYFKKAQTHELGPDQYRGGNGPLHVSRGKTNHPLHHAFLEATQQAGYPFTDDMNGYQQEGFGWMDMTVHQGQRWSTASAYLRPAISRPNLSVAEKTLVTKILFQGTKSIGVEYVRNGQRKKAFASKEVILSGGAINSPQLLMLSGIGNADDLKKLGIPVVCHLPGVGQNLQDHLEVYIQQKCTKPITLYNAQKPVNMVRIGLEWLWKFTGEGATAHLESGGFIRSEPGVPHPDIQFHFLPSQVIDHGRVASTMEAYQVHVGPMRSTSVGWLKLRSTDPYDHPIIEPNYMSTERDIWEFRQCIKLTREIFAQKAFEKFQGPEIQPGNHVQSDKEIDAFVRQKAESAYHPSCTCKMGHLSDSTAVVDPQTKVIGVENLRVVDASIMPSVVTGNLNAPTIMIAEKAADIIKGLPSLQEKNVPVYKPKTLETQR